One Kitasatospora sp. NBC_01287 DNA window includes the following coding sequences:
- a CDS encoding ATP-binding protein, with the protein MDLHQYPSPLHTVLCLDGLPGSIATARNHARAFLAQIPLRESEHTAASDVLVLVSELVTNAVRHAPGPCSLGLVYDGSSLVIAISDTGPELPRRRPGDLLTGSGGFGWNVLTSLTKDIHIARHGADGKTIVAVLPFPQA; encoded by the coding sequence ATGGATCTCCACCAGTACCCGTCCCCGCTCCACACCGTCCTCTGCCTGGACGGCCTGCCCGGGTCGATCGCCACCGCCCGGAACCACGCTCGTGCGTTCCTCGCGCAGATCCCCCTCCGGGAGAGCGAGCACACCGCGGCGAGCGACGTCTTGGTGCTGGTCAGCGAGCTGGTCACCAACGCCGTCCGCCACGCGCCGGGGCCCTGCTCGCTGGGCCTGGTGTACGACGGCTCCAGCCTGGTGATCGCGATCAGCGACACCGGCCCCGAGCTGCCCCGGCGCCGCCCCGGCGACCTCCTCACCGGCAGCGGCGGATTCGGTTGGAACGTACTCACCAGCCTCACCAAGGACATCCACATCGCCCGCCACGGGGCGGACGGGAAGACCATCGTCGCCGTCCTGCCCTTCCCCCAGGCCTGA
- a CDS encoding inorganic phosphate transporter, with the protein MTGNDAVLALVIVTALGFDFTNGFHDTGNAMATSIVTGALRPRLAVGISAALNLAGAFLSTAVAATIASGLVNSHDVTLTVVFAGLTGSILWNLATWFRGIPSSSSHALIGGVVGATMAAAGGSAVNWQGLVSKVIVPAALSPFIAGAVAALGTYLVYRLTREVPERPRGHGFRLGQIGSASMVSLAHGTNDAQKTMGVITLALIANGTLHTGAKAPTWVIASCAIAIALGTYFGGWRVIRALGKGLVEIESPQGMASESASAAVILASTDFGYSLSTTHVATGSILGAGVGKKSGVVRWHVARRMVGAWLLALPAAAVVGALAYWTAHGIGGTPGVLVVFIVLVLASIVFFAASRRPAVTPENVNATWTDSLAPTPESKEVAS; encoded by the coding sequence GTGACCGGTAATGACGCGGTCCTGGCGCTGGTCATCGTCACCGCGCTGGGCTTTGACTTCACCAACGGATTCCATGACACCGGCAACGCCATGGCCACCTCGATCGTCACCGGTGCCCTACGGCCGCGCCTGGCGGTCGGCATCTCGGCGGCGCTGAACCTGGCCGGGGCGTTCCTGTCGACGGCCGTCGCGGCGACCATCGCCAGTGGCCTGGTCAACAGTCACGACGTGACCCTGACGGTGGTCTTCGCCGGACTGACCGGCAGCATCCTGTGGAACCTGGCCACCTGGTTCCGTGGGATCCCCTCAAGTTCCTCGCACGCGCTGATCGGTGGCGTCGTGGGAGCGACGATGGCGGCGGCGGGTGGCTCGGCCGTCAACTGGCAGGGCCTGGTCTCCAAGGTGATCGTGCCCGCCGCGCTGTCGCCGTTCATCGCCGGCGCGGTCGCCGCCCTCGGCACCTACCTGGTCTACCGCCTCACCCGCGAGGTGCCCGAACGCCCGCGCGGGCACGGTTTCCGGCTCGGCCAGATCGGCTCGGCCTCCATGGTCTCGCTCGCCCACGGCACCAATGACGCGCAGAAGACCATGGGCGTCATCACTCTGGCGCTGATCGCCAACGGGACCCTGCACACCGGCGCGAAGGCGCCGACCTGGGTGATCGCCTCCTGTGCCATCGCGATCGCGCTGGGCACCTACTTCGGCGGCTGGCGGGTCATCAGGGCGCTGGGCAAGGGGCTGGTGGAGATCGAGTCGCCGCAGGGCATGGCCAGCGAGTCGGCCTCGGCGGCGGTGATCCTCGCCTCCACCGACTTCGGCTACTCGCTCTCCACCACCCATGTGGCCACCGGGTCGATCCTGGGCGCGGGGGTGGGCAAGAAGAGCGGCGTGGTGCGCTGGCACGTCGCCCGGCGGATGGTGGGAGCCTGGCTGCTCGCCCTGCCGGCCGCGGCCGTGGTCGGTGCGCTGGCCTACTGGACCGCCCACGGGATCGGCGGGACGCCGGGGGTGCTGGTTGTCTTCATCGTGCTGGTGCTGGCCTCGATCGTCTTCTTCGCCGCCTCCCGCCGCCCGGCGGTGACGCCGGAGAACGTCAACGCCACGTGGACCGATTCGCTCGCCCCGACGCCGGAGTCGAAGGAGGTTGCCTCGTGA
- a CDS encoding TetR family transcriptional regulator, whose translation MNELSVEAAEPELRRKPVQQRSQERLERILDACAELLDEVGTNALTTKEIAARAQVPIGTLYQFFTGKQSLLAALARRNLRRYLDRLTRRLAAESPQDIGGFVDLAVEEFVAMKRAVPGFGALDFGLTGPTPPALADVEHLLDGTLDNNSAVARLLHQLTFEHLAGDGVRPGPLALRVALECADAVLKLAFRSDRDGDPTLIAECKVLLRRYLAG comes from the coding sequence ATGAACGAGCTGAGCGTCGAGGCGGCGGAGCCCGAGCTTCGCCGCAAGCCGGTGCAACAGCGCAGCCAGGAGCGCCTGGAGCGGATCCTGGACGCCTGCGCGGAACTGCTCGACGAGGTGGGCACGAACGCGCTGACCACCAAGGAGATCGCCGCTCGGGCCCAGGTGCCGATCGGCACGCTCTACCAGTTCTTCACCGGCAAGCAGAGTCTGCTGGCCGCGCTCGCCCGCCGCAACCTGCGGCGCTACCTGGATCGGCTGACCCGGCGGCTGGCGGCCGAATCCCCGCAGGACATCGGCGGCTTCGTGGATCTGGCGGTCGAGGAGTTCGTCGCGATGAAGCGCGCGGTGCCAGGCTTCGGAGCACTCGACTTCGGGCTCACCGGTCCGACCCCGCCCGCACTGGCGGACGTTGAGCACCTGCTCGACGGCACGCTGGACAACAACAGCGCGGTGGCCCGGCTGCTGCACCAACTCACCTTCGAGCACCTGGCGGGCGATGGCGTGCGCCCCGGCCCGCTGGCGCTACGAGTGGCCCTGGAGTGCGCGGACGCGGTGCTCAAACTCGCCTTCCGGAGCGACCGGGACGGCGATCCCACGCTGATCGCCGAATGCAAGGTACTGCTCCGGCGCTACCTGGCCGGCTGA